From Rutidosis leptorrhynchoides isolate AG116_Rl617_1_P2 chromosome 3, CSIRO_AGI_Rlap_v1, whole genome shotgun sequence, a single genomic window includes:
- the LOC139898224 gene encoding protein phosphatase 2C 53-like: MEEIISAVVVPSNLGNSIAKAPILEETALVIISGIQQTMAEESSSIAVADCNNNNNNNNNNNNNNSLDDGFQESEDELMSLEGDRIFDSSCTLSMVSDSSSLCAEDIIAFESVTSEISTLGSDEKSISVVEVEDKIVISEKVSCGVGTVARSVFEVDCVPLWGYTSICGRRPEMEDAVATVPRFLKVPIQMLTGGRDVDLLTKSLSHLTTHFFGVYDGHGGSQVANYCSTRLHVALREELEPVMASCDSDENGIIDNSDKSCQDMWKKAFVNCFLKVDDEIGGKQANVDPVAPETVGSTAVVALICSSHIIVSNCGDSRAVLCRGKEAMALSVDHKPNREDEYARIEAAGGKVIQWNGHRVFGVLAMSRSIGDRYLKPWIIPDPEVTFIPRAKEDECLILASDGLWDVMSNEEVCEIARKRILIWHKKNGVTNLQQERGEGIDPAAQAAAESLSNRALQKGSKDNITVIVIDLKAQRKFKTKT; the protein is encoded by the exons ATGGAGGAGATAATTTCGGCGGTTGTAGTGCCATCAAATTTAGGTAATTCGATCGCTAAAGCACCGATTTTAGAGGAAACCGCCCTTGTTATAATATCAGGGATACAACAAACTATGGCAGAAGAATCAAGTTCAATTGCAGTTGcagattgtaataataataataataataataataataataataataataattctttagaTGATGGATTTCAAGAAAGTGAAGATGAATTAATGTCGTTAGAAGGCGATCGAATCTTTGATAGTTCGTGTACACTTTCAATGGTGAGTGATTCAAGTAGTTTATGTGCTGAAGATATAATTGCGTTCGAAAGTGTAACTTCAGAGATTAGTACATTGGGATCAGATGAAAAGAGTATTAGTGTGGTTGAGGTTGAGGACAAAATCGTCATTTCAGAAAAAGTATCGTGTGGGGTCGGGACAGTAGCTCGAAGTGTATTTGAAGTGGATTGTGTACCGTTATGGGGATATACGTCTATATGTGGAAGAAGGCCAGAAATGGAAGATGCGGTTGCAACCGTGCCCAGATTCTTGAAGGTTCCGATTCAAATGTTGACCGGTGGTCGTGATGTTGACTTGTTGaccaaaagtcttagccatttgaCCACCCATTTCTTTGGGGTCTATGATGGGCATGGTGGTTCTCAG GTTGCAAATTACTGTAGTACCCGTCTTCATGTTGCTTTACGAGAGGAATTAGAACCTGTTATGGCAAGTTGTGATAGTGACGAGAATGGTATAATTGATAATAGTGATAAAAGTTGTCAAGATATGTGGAAAAAAGCGTTCGTGAACTGTTTCCTTAAAGTTGACGATGAAATTGGAGGAAAACAAGCAAATGTTGATCCCGTTGCTCCTGAAACAGTGGGGTCCACTGCTGTTGTTGCGTTAATATGTTCTTCCCATATAATAGTTTCGAATTGTGGTGATTCGAGGGCGGTTTTATGCCGAGGGAAAGAAGCCATGGCATTATCTGTTGACCATAAA CCGAATCGAGAAGATGAGTATGCAAGGATTGAAGCGGCTGGAGGCAAGGTTATACAATGGAATGGGCATCGTGTTTTTGGTGTTCTTGCAATGTCAAGATCTATTG GTGATAGATATTTGAAACCGTGGATCATCCCGGATCCCGAAGTAACGTTCATTCCACGAGCCAAAGAAGACGAATGTCTAATTCTTGCAAGTGACGGTTTATGGGACGTAATGAGCAACGAAGAAGTTTGTGAAATCGCTCGAAAAAGAATACTCATTTGGCATAAAAAGAACGGCGTAACGAATCTTCAACAAGAACGAGGCGAAGGAATCGATCCCGCAGCTCAAGCGGCTGCCGAAAGCCTCTCGAATCGAGCTCTTCAAAAAGGAAGTAAAGATAACATTACGGTTATTGTTATAGACTTGAAAGCACAGAGAAAGTTCAAGACAAAAACATGA
- the LOC139901794 gene encoding uncharacterized protein — MGIEFSSSFVKEIGSGSSIIFWSDIWAGNTTLKDQFSRLFALERNKNFSVQERIKQEDNSRTYNWQWIREPRGRATSDFSVLTNLLDQIHLDSTSEDKIKWNLAADGSFSTKALTVLIDGKRLHPGNSVTETIRNKSIPQKVVIFVWRAKLKRLPIRSELDKRGIDLDTVLCPLCGDEIETVEHSLIKCKMVIDFWKSFLRWWNIPVDNLNDLNPLANDSIFSSFSKFGNSIWEGVKWVCCYILWNSMNSKIFKGKEWSNVSILSEVQATSLRWISKRIKKISIDWHQWMLIPEFYVGTRNSRTGVG, encoded by the coding sequence ATGGGGATCGAATTTTCGAGCTCCTTCGTTAAAGAAATTGGAAGTGGAAGTTCTATTATTTTTTGGTCGGACATTTGGGCTGGCAACACGACTTTAAAGGATCAATTTAGCAGACTTTTCGCCCTCGAAAGAAACAAAAATTTCAGCGTGCAGGAAAGGATCAAGCAAGAAGACAACTCAAGAACATACAATTGGCAATGGATTAGGGAACCTAGAGGTCGAGCCACATCTGACTTTTCTGTTCTAACCAACCTGCTCGATCAGATTCATTTGGATTCAACATCAGAAGATAAGATAAAATGGAACTTGGCAGCAGACGGGTCTTTTTCAACAAAAGCGCTCACGGTTTTGATCGACGGGAAGAGGCTACATCCAGGTAACTCAGTCACGGAAACTATTCGGAACAAATCAATTCCCCAAAAGGTAGTTATTTTCGTTTGGAGGGCCAAGTTAAAACGACTACCAATACGCTCGGAACTCGATAAACGGGGGATAGATTTAGACACCGTGTTATGCCCACTATGTGGAGATGAAATCGAAACCGTGGAACACTCACTGATTAAGTGCAAGATGGTTATTGATTTCTGGAAAAGTTTCCTACGATGGTGGAACATACCGGTCGATAATCTAAACGATTTAAATCCACTAGCTAACGACTCAATCTTCTCATCTTTTTCAAAGTTTGGCAACTCAATTTGGGAAGGTGTTAAATGGGTGTGTTGTTACATTCTATGGAACTCAATGAATAGCAAGATTTTCAAAGGCAAGGAGTGGAGTAACGTTTCTATACTCTCCGAGGTACAAGCTACTAGCTTGCGTTGGATCTCTAAACGCATTAAAAAGATTTCAATTGATTGGCACCAATGGATGTTGATCCCGGAATTCTACGTTGGTACCCGAAATAGTAGAACGGGGGTAGGCTGA